A window of the Thalassophryne amazonica chromosome 11, fThaAma1.1, whole genome shotgun sequence genome harbors these coding sequences:
- the LOC117519760 gene encoding LOW QUALITY PROTEIN: neuroblast differentiation-associated protein AHNAK-like (The sequence of the model RefSeq protein was modified relative to this genomic sequence to represent the inferred CDS: substituted 1 base at 1 genomic stop codon), with amino-acid sequence MSSMSGPEVDLNIKGGQMKADMDVDVPKLEGDIPTAKVDFEGTDVDIQGQKTGFKMPKFKMPKFGFKGPKVKMPDVDIDKPKADIDIKLPQGDIKGPEVDIEGPSGKIKGSKFKMPSLPGPNAKMPDVDLTLTGPKGKVEGDVSVPKLKGHIKSPKMEVEGPDVHSSGLEGGFKMPKFTLPKFGLKGPNVEFPDVNITVPKHDIDIKGPDVDIKAPEGGLSLPKIKVPSVSGPTIDKSEVDLNLKGPHVKGQMDVPVPKIEGDIQPFEIDMEGPDMNISGPAGGFKMPKITMPSTGFKGMKGEGPDVGINLPKADIDFKAPELDIKSPKFEIEGTDGGLKMPDIKLPTVNIKGPKVKGPDANIKVPKPDIDIKGPDVDIEGPEGGISLPTIKMPSIPAPSITMPKLNLNMKGPKVKGNVDVSAPKIEGDIKLPEGEIAGPDIDISSSGGGFKMPTIKMPTMNXRSKVEGGDVDFSLPKADVHMKAPDVDIEGPDGGFKLSKVKMPSFNLKGPNVEGPDVDFNLPKAGVHIKTPELDIKGPDTEIEGPKGGFSLPKIKMPSISGPEVDLSLKGSKVKGDFEVSVPKIEGDIKAPECEITGPKLDPLSISGPAFSVSDANLKGLHVKELDISMPTLEGDIKSPSGKITGPSLTLVGVPEDLEKSGVTFPKIKGPKFGIKTPEAGLKGRGEMSIGVKGSKAEASLPDTTAGIDAHDINLKGKKGKFKLPKAKGKTAKPDVVIKSPAVDVALDDPNIHAKGTKEKKTVFGKLHFPDVEIDIKSPKLKGDGFFSDALKSDTDFPSASLNTAIEGSATDSANVTIEQPDVKFTTSKIKMPDVKVSAPDIDLNVSGQGETLVTTNVQTKNVKGSVGMGKSGSGVVHLMAFNTQRAQ; translated from the exons ATGTCATCAATGTCAGGGCCTGAGGTGGATTTGAATATCAAAGGTGGTCAAATGAAAGCTGATATGGATGTTGATGTGCCAAAACTTGAAGGAGACATTCCAACTGCAAAGGTGGATTTTGAAGGAACAGATGTTGATATTCAAGGCCAGAAAACTGGATTTAAAATGCCTAAATTTAAAATGCCAAAGTTTGGCTTTAAAGGTCCCAAAGTCAAAATGCCTGATGTTGATATTGATAAGCCCAAAGCAGACATCGATATCAAATTGCCTCAAGGTGATATCAAAGGACCAGAGGTTGATATTGAGGGTCCTAGTGGGAAAATCAAAGGATCAAAGTTCAAAATGCCATCTTTGCCAGGGCCAAACGCAAAGATGCCTGATGTGGATTTGACTCTGACAGGTCCCAAAGGAAAAGTTGAAGGTGATGTGTCTGTCCCAAAGCTTAAAGGACACATAAAATCACCAAAGATGGAAGTTGAAGGTCCAGATGTACATAGTTCAGGGCTTGAAGGTGGATTTAAAATGCCAAAGTTTACCCTGCCTAAATTTGGACTTAAAGGCCCAAATGTTGAGTTTCCTGATGTTAATATCACAGTTCCTAAACATGACATTGATATCAAAGGACCTGATGTTGAC ATTAAAGCACCTGAAGGTGGATTGAGTCTGCCTAAAATCAAAGTACCATCAGTTTCAGGGCCAACAATAGACAAGTCTGAGGTGGACTTGAATCTAAAAGGTCCTCATGTGAAAGGACAAATGGATGTGCCTGTTCCAAAGATTGAAGGAGACATACAACCATTCGAGATTGACATGGAAGGGCCAGATATGAATATTTCAGGCCCTGCAGGTGGTTTTAAAATGCCCAAAATTACTATGCCATCAACTGGTTTTAAAGGCATGAAAGGGGAAGGTCCTGATGTTGGTATCAATCTTCCAAAAGCAGACATTGATTTCAAAGCACCTGAACTTGACATTAAGAGTCCAAAATTTGAGATTGAAGGGACAGATGGTGGTCTGAAAATGCCAGACATAAAACTGCCAACAGTTAACATTAAAGGTCCAAAAGTGAAGGGTCCTGATGCTAACATCAAAGTTCCCAAACCTGACATTGATATCAAAGGGCCAGATGTTGACATTGAAGGGCCCGAGGGTGGAATTAGTCTGCCTAcaatcaaaatgccatcaattccAGCACCAAGCATTACCATGCCCAAATTGAATTTGAATATGAAAGGTCCCAAAGTGAAAGGAAATGTTGATGTGTCTGCTCCAAAGATTGAAGGAGATATAAAACTACCTGAGGGTGAAATTGCAGGGCCAGACATTGACATTTCAAGCTCCGGGGGTGGATTTAAAATGCCCACAATTAAAATGCCAACAATGAATTAAAGGTCCAAAGTGGAGGGAGGTGATGTTGACTTCAGTCTTCCCAAAGCTGATGTCCACATGAAAGCTCCTGATGTTGACATTGAAGGGCCTGATGGTGGATTTAAATTGTCAAAAGTCAAAATGCCATCATTTAATTTGAAAGGTCCAAACGTGGAGGGTCCTGATGTTGATTTCAATCTTCCAAAAGCAGGTGTCCACATCAAAACACCAGAACTTGATATTAAAGGTCCAGACACTGAGATTGAAGGGCCCAAGGGTGGATTTAGTCTTCCTAaaatcaaaatgccatcaatttcAGGACCTGAGGTCGATTTGAGTCTCAAAGGTTCCAAAGTGAAAGGAGACTTTGAGGTGTCTGTTCCAAAGATAGAAGGAGACATAAAAGCACCTGAATGTGAAATCACAGGTCCTAAACTGGATCCACTATCTATATCAGGGCCAGCATTCTCAGTGTCAGATGCAAACCTAAAGGGGCTTCATGTCAAAGAGCTTGACATATCCATGCCCACGTTAGAAGGAGATATCAAAAGTCCAAGTGGCAAAATCACAGGACCCTCTCTTACTTTGGTAGGTGTTCCTGAGGACCTTGAAAAATCAGGTGTCACATTTCCCAAAATCAAAGGTCCTAAATTTGGAATTAAGACTCCAGAAGCTGGTCTTAAAGGTAGAGGTGAGATGTCCATTGGAGTCAAAGGTTCCAAAGCAGAAGCTAGTCTCCCGGATACTACAGCTGGTATTGATGCCCATGATATAAATTTAAAGGGAAAGAAAGGTAAATTTAAACTACCTAAAGCCAAAGGAAAGACAGCAAAACCTGATGTTGTTATAAAATCACCTGCAGTAGACGTGGCTCTAGATGACCCTAATATTCATGCAAAAGGAACTAAGGAAAagaaaactgtttttggaaagttACATTTTCCTGATGTAGAAATTGATATCAAATCACCCAAACTAAAAGGTGATGGCTTTTTCTCAGATGCATTAAAATCTGACACAGATTTTCCATCAGCTAGCCTCAACACTGCCATTGAGGGTTCCGCTACTGACAGTGCAAATGTTACCATCGAACAGCCAGATGTGAAATTTACAACATCCAAAATCAAAATGCCAGATGTAAAGGTGTCTGCTCCTGATATTGATTTAAATGTAAGTGGACAAGGAGAAACACTCGTGACTACTAATGTACAAACAAAAAACGTAAAAGGTAGTGTGGGCATGGGCAAAAGTGGTTCAGGGGTCGTGCATCTCATGGCTTTCAATACCCAGAGGGCACAGTAA
- the LOC117519762 gene encoding kelch-like protein 4 — translation MSLSGKKEFDVKQILRLRWRWFSHSSQGSAGSMGGGVGGVGGYIQQDGLDHRGPPVQGRLKSHSRDRNVGGGGIRKNNSPVHSILAPTSGPTPVYVRTGHQSWHQEQNTIQALQDNEESPKTSSTRKEDEHRVKEVVKDSTEEPVEAEVKDR, via the coding sequence ATGTCTTTGTCAGGCAAGAAGGAATTTGATGTGAAGCAGATCCTCAGGCTCCGATGGCGCTGGTTCAGCCATTCATCTCAAGGTTCTGCTGGTAGTATGGGTGGTGGTGTTGGTGGGGTCGGAGGCTACATCCAGCAGGACGGCTTGGACCACAGAGGTCCGCCTGTCCAGGGCCGCCTCAAGAGTCACTCAAGGGATAGAAATGTTGGAGGAGGAGGGATACGGAAGAATAACAGCCCCGTCCACAGCATCCTGGCACCAACATCAGGGCCCACACCTGTCTATGTCAGAACAGGGCATCAGTCATGGCACCAAGAGCAGAACACCATCCAAGCACTCCAGGACAATGAGGAATCCCCAAAGACCAGTTCGACGAGGAAAGAAGACGAACACAGAGTCAAAGAAGTTGTTAAGGACAGCACAGAAGAACCTGTGGAGGCAGAGGTCAAAGACAGGTAG